A genomic window from Polaribacter gangjinensis includes:
- the prfA gene encoding peptide chain release factor 1: MIEKIRIVKQRYDEVSDLIIQPEVISDQKRYIQLSKEYKDLGKVVKKGNEYISLLNSIDEAKEIIADGSDPEMVEMAKAEMEEAQEKIPAIEDEIKFLLIPREPEDSKNAVVELRAGTGGDEASIFAGDLFRMYSKYCESKGWNVSIVDFSEGTNGGFKEIQFEVNGEDVYGTLKFEAGVHRVQRVPQTETQGRVHTSAATCMVFPEAEEFDVEINPKDVRIDFFCSSGPGGQSVNTTYSAVRLTHIPTGLVAQCQDQKSQHKNKEKAFKVLRSRLYDIELAKRQEEDALKRGSMVSSGDRSAKIRTYNYAQGRVTDHRIGLSLYDLPNILNGDIQRIIDELMMAENTSKLKQLGDGF, translated from the coding sequence ATGATTGAAAAAATACGAATTGTAAAACAGCGTTATGACGAAGTTTCTGACTTGATAATTCAGCCAGAAGTAATTTCTGATCAAAAACGATACATACAACTAAGCAAAGAATATAAAGATTTAGGAAAGGTTGTTAAAAAAGGAAATGAGTACATTTCGTTACTAAATAGTATTGACGAAGCAAAAGAAATCATTGCTGATGGTTCAGATCCTGAGATGGTAGAAATGGCAAAAGCCGAAATGGAAGAAGCCCAAGAAAAAATTCCTGCAATAGAGGATGAAATCAAGTTTTTATTAATTCCGAGAGAACCAGAAGATTCTAAAAACGCCGTGGTTGAATTACGTGCAGGAACAGGTGGTGACGAAGCCAGTATTTTTGCGGGTGATTTGTTTAGAATGTATTCAAAATATTGCGAAAGCAAAGGTTGGAATGTATCTATCGTCGATTTTTCTGAAGGAACCAATGGCGGATTTAAAGAAATTCAGTTCGAAGTAAATGGCGAAGACGTTTATGGAACCTTAAAGTTTGAAGCTGGGGTTCATCGTGTGCAACGTGTTCCACAAACAGAAACGCAAGGTCGTGTGCATACATCAGCAGCAACTTGTATGGTTTTTCCTGAAGCTGAAGAATTTGATGTGGAAATCAATCCAAAAGATGTTCGAATTGACTTTTTCTGTTCTTCAGGTCCTGGAGGTCAATCTGTAAATACTACCTATTCTGCTGTACGTTTAACACACATTCCAACAGGTTTGGTAGCACAATGTCAAGACCAAAAATCGCAACATAAAAATAAGGAAAAAGCTTTTAAAGTATTGCGTTCGCGTTTGTATGATATTGAGTTGGCAAAAAGGCAAGAAGAAGATGCTTTGAAACGTGGTTCTATGGTTTCTTCTGGTGATAGAAGTGCCAAAATTAGAACCTATAATTATGCACAAGGACGTGTTACAGACCACAGAATTGGCTTGTCTTTGTACGATTTACCAAATATTTTAAACGGAGATATTCAACGAATTATTGACGAATTGATGATGGCAGAAAACACTTCAAAATTGAAACAATTAGGAGATGGATTTTAA
- the glgB gene encoding 1,4-alpha-glucan branching protein GlgB, whose amino-acid sequence MTKTKVHSLFTDFDINLFKAGKHYRLYEKFGSHIITLDGEEGTYFAVWAPSAKMVSVVGDFNFWIEGEHQLNVRWDGSGIWEGFIPGVGKGNIYKYKIHSTNNDIRTEKADPFARRCEHPPKTASVVWQDSYDWKDAKWIKNRKKKNALDAPFSVYEVHLGSWKKQVAQNRFLSYVELADELVNYVAEMNFTHVEFMPIMEYPYDPSWGYQLVGYFAPTARFGYPEEFKYLVDKFHEKGIGVLLDWVPSHFPSDDHGLGFFDGSHLYEHPDQRKGYHQDWKSLIFNYGRNEIKAFLISNAIFWLDQFHADGLRVDAVASMLFLDYSREEGQWEPNMFGGREYLEAIDFIKDMNTEVYASFPDVQTIAEESTSFPKVSRPIYDGGLGFGMKWMMGWMHDTLEYFAKEPIYRKHHQNDLTFSLNYAFTENFMLPLSHDEVVYGKKAIVDKMPGDEWQRFANLRLLYSFMYTHPGAKLLFQGGEFGQTSEWNFQTSLDWHLLQYDVHKGAQTLVKDLNKLYKKEPALYQKQFSHEGFEWIDHGDHQNSVMTYIRKGENEKDNVIVVLNLTPVPRENYRIGIPKAGTLKEIFNSDAKKYFGSDCFKHKNLNSEVREWNGREHSLELNLPPLAMMAFKYE is encoded by the coding sequence ATGACAAAAACAAAAGTACACAGTCTTTTTACAGATTTTGATATCAACCTATTCAAAGCCGGAAAGCATTATCGATTATATGAAAAATTTGGATCGCACATCATCACATTAGATGGTGAAGAAGGAACCTATTTTGCAGTTTGGGCGCCAAGTGCTAAAATGGTTTCGGTGGTTGGAGATTTTAATTTTTGGATAGAAGGTGAACATCAATTAAACGTTCGTTGGGACGGAAGTGGCATTTGGGAAGGATTTATTCCAGGTGTTGGAAAAGGTAATATTTACAAATACAAAATTCATAGTACAAATAACGATATTCGAACTGAAAAAGCAGATCCATTTGCACGCAGATGCGAACATCCTCCAAAAACTGCCTCCGTAGTTTGGCAAGATTCTTATGATTGGAAAGATGCCAAATGGATAAAAAATCGCAAAAAAAAGAATGCTTTAGACGCTCCATTTTCTGTGTACGAAGTGCATTTAGGTTCTTGGAAAAAGCAAGTTGCACAAAATCGCTTTTTGAGTTATGTAGAATTGGCTGATGAATTGGTGAATTATGTAGCAGAAATGAATTTTACGCACGTAGAATTTATGCCTATTATGGAATATCCTTATGACCCAAGTTGGGGTTATCAATTGGTTGGATATTTTGCACCAACAGCACGTTTTGGATATCCTGAAGAATTCAAATATTTGGTGGATAAATTTCACGAAAAAGGTATTGGTGTTTTGTTGGATTGGGTTCCATCGCATTTTCCTTCAGACGATCATGGTTTAGGATTTTTTGATGGCTCGCATTTATACGAACATCCTGATCAAAGAAAAGGCTATCATCAAGATTGGAAAAGTTTAATTTTCAACTATGGAAGAAATGAAATCAAAGCATTTTTAATCAGTAATGCTATTTTTTGGTTAGATCAATTTCATGCTGACGGATTGAGAGTTGACGCAGTTGCATCCATGTTGTTTTTAGATTATTCACGTGAAGAAGGTCAATGGGAACCAAATATGTTTGGTGGAAGAGAATATTTAGAAGCGATTGATTTTATCAAAGATATGAATACAGAAGTGTATGCTTCTTTCCCTGATGTGCAAACCATTGCTGAAGAATCTACTTCTTTCCCAAAAGTTTCTCGTCCAATTTATGATGGAGGTTTAGGATTTGGTATGAAATGGATGATGGGTTGGATGCATGATACACTTGAATATTTTGCCAAAGAACCTATTTATAGAAAACATCATCAAAACGATTTGACATTCAGTTTGAATTATGCTTTTACCGAAAATTTCATGCTGCCTTTGTCTCATGATGAAGTGGTATATGGTAAAAAAGCCATTGTTGATAAAATGCCTGGGGATGAATGGCAACGTTTTGCGAATTTAAGATTGCTTTACAGTTTTATGTACACGCATCCAGGAGCAAAATTATTGTTTCAAGGGGGAGAATTTGGACAAACATCTGAATGGAATTTCCAAACAAGTTTAGATTGGCATTTGTTGCAATATGATGTTCATAAAGGAGCACAAACATTGGTCAAAGACTTGAATAAATTGTACAAAAAAGAGCCTGCATTGTATCAAAAACAGTTCTCACATGAGGGCTTTGAATGGATTGATCATGGAGATCACCAAAATTCTGTAATGACCTACATCCGAAAAGGAGAAAATGAAAAAGACAATGTGATTGTTGTTTTAAATTTAACGCCAGTTCCAAGAGAAAACTACAGAATTGGAATTCCTAAAGCCGGAACTTTGAAAGAAATTTTTAACAGCGATGCTAAAAAATATTTTGGAAGCGACTGTTTTAAACACAAAAACCTAAATTCTGAAGTCAGAGAATGGAATGGTAGAGAACATTCACTAGAGTTGAATTTACCTCCTTTAGCAATGATGGCTTTCAAATATGAATAA
- a CDS encoding maltokinase N-terminal cap-like domain-containing protein, whose amino-acid sequence MIDQEVSKPNFPIFSSNHKWEHLMDDKAFIKVFLADVLEEYIVKQRWYGGKSSKLKYIELSDYFRIQHHEEVYFGLLLEVDFEEAFYHHYFLPIAFVSDENFAKENRILPIKLKNQEGFIIDAMHLESFRKVVYERISSALPVDKTPVQYHKSDSFEFPAYESSRFMGVEQSNTSIIYNDAFILKFFRRIYADKNPDYEMSRFLSDIKEFKHTPPYLGSINIIDSDNTNVTIALMQKMVPNNGDAWEYFLKELHIIYNNIDAKKPAFTDFPDINIFERRKISELPAQIIDLIGLNLLNKVSLLAQRTAEMHIALGSEFEETAFTPTRFNNDYAVWLKNRLTYQFQNRLNLTENNLHHLEGYSLELAKEFLANKNIIRKRLVNFDWTKLKGERIRIHGDYHLGQILVQDDDFCILDFEGEPESTIRDRKVKQPPLKDVAGLFRSFHYAIYATIFNHQERFSTPQETLFEFGELIYKYLVAVFLETYRDITQQANLSIGYTNERIYILEYCLLEKAIYELGYELNSRPKWTIIPLKGIANILNA is encoded by the coding sequence ATGATAGATCAAGAAGTTTCTAAACCAAATTTTCCAATATTTTCTTCCAATCATAAATGGGAACATTTAATGGATGATAAGGCATTCATAAAAGTTTTTTTAGCGGATGTTTTAGAAGAATATATTGTAAAACAACGTTGGTATGGAGGAAAATCGAGCAAACTAAAATACATCGAATTAAGTGATTATTTTAGAATCCAACATCATGAAGAAGTTTATTTCGGATTGTTGTTAGAAGTCGATTTTGAAGAAGCTTTTTATCATCATTATTTTTTGCCAATTGCTTTTGTTTCTGATGAAAATTTTGCGAAAGAAAATAGAATTCTTCCTATAAAATTAAAAAATCAGGAAGGTTTTATCATTGATGCCATGCATTTAGAATCTTTCAGAAAAGTGGTTTACGAGCGAATTTCATCAGCCTTACCTGTTGATAAAACACCTGTACAATATCATAAATCAGATAGTTTTGAATTTCCTGCGTACGAATCTTCGCGTTTTATGGGCGTTGAACAAAGCAATACATCCATTATTTATAATGACGCTTTTATCTTGAAATTTTTCAGAAGAATTTATGCGGATAAAAATCCTGATTATGAAATGAGCCGATTTTTATCTGACATTAAAGAATTCAAACATACTCCTCCTTATTTAGGAAGCATCAACATTATTGATTCTGATAATACGAATGTCACCATCGCTTTAATGCAAAAAATGGTGCCTAATAATGGTGATGCTTGGGAATATTTTTTAAAAGAATTGCATATTATTTACAATAATATTGATGCTAAAAAACCTGCTTTTACTGATTTTCCTGATATCAACATTTTTGAAAGAAGAAAAATATCAGAATTACCTGCACAAATTATTGATTTAATTGGACTCAATTTATTAAATAAAGTTTCATTATTGGCACAAAGAACGGCTGAAATGCACATTGCTTTGGGTTCTGAATTTGAAGAAACTGCCTTTACCCCTACTCGATTTAACAATGATTATGCAGTTTGGTTGAAAAACAGATTGACCTATCAATTTCAAAATCGATTGAATTTAACCGAAAATAATTTGCATCATTTAGAAGGTTATTCTTTAGAATTGGCCAAAGAATTTTTAGCAAATAAAAATATCATCCGTAAAAGATTGGTCAATTTTGATTGGACAAAACTAAAAGGCGAAAGAATTCGCATACATGGAGATTATCATTTAGGACAAATTTTAGTACAAGATGACGATTTTTGCATCCTTGATTTTGAGGGCGAACCTGAAAGTACCATCAGAGATCGTAAAGTAAAACAACCTCCACTTAAAGACGTTGCAGGTTTATTTCGCTCTTTTCATTATGCAATTTATGCCACAATTTTTAACCATCAAGAACGTTTTTCAACTCCACAAGAAACCCTTTTTGAATTTGGCGAACTCATTTACAAATATTTAGTAGCTGTTTTTTTAGAAACCTACAGAGATATTACACAACAAGCCAATTTATCTATTGGTTATACAAACGAAAGAATTTATATTTTAGAATATTGCTTACTTGAAAAGGCAATTTATGAACTTGGATACGAACTTAACTCAAGACCTAAATGGACAATCATTCCATTAAAGGGTATTGCAAATATTTTGAACGCATAA
- a CDS encoding glucose-1-phosphate adenylyltransferase, protein MINDKVLGIILGGGQGSRLYPLTKDRSKPAVPIAGKYRLVDIPISNCINSEIKRVYVLTQFNSASLNKHIKNTYHFSFFSSAFVDVLAAEQTIHSDKWFQGTADAVRQSMHHFLQNDFEYALILSGDQLYQMDFNKMVQAHEESGAEISIATYPVNAKDATSFGILKTNEENIITSFIEKPSADLLPQWTSEVSQQMKNEGRDYLASMGIYIFNRGLLEELMKDPTTNDFGKEIIPQAIKNHKTLSYQYEGYWTDIGNIDSFFEANLGLTDDVPQFNLYDSKGIYTRARILPTSKISGTILNRAIIGDGSIILAEKIEKSVIGIRSRIGKNTLISNTYMMGSDYYESLKSVEKNHIEIMMGIGDRCYIHNCIIDKNCRIGDDVRINGGKHLADTETDTYVVKDGIVVIKKEATIAKGTNIG, encoded by the coding sequence ATGATAAACGACAAGGTATTAGGTATTATTTTAGGAGGTGGACAAGGTTCAAGATTGTATCCTTTAACAAAAGATAGATCAAAACCAGCTGTACCAATTGCAGGAAAATATAGATTGGTAGATATCCCAATTTCTAACTGCATCAATTCCGAAATCAAAAGAGTGTATGTGTTAACGCAGTTCAACTCAGCCTCGTTAAACAAACACATTAAAAATACGTATCATTTTAGCTTTTTTAGTTCTGCTTTTGTAGATGTTTTAGCTGCTGAGCAAACCATTCATAGTGACAAATGGTTTCAAGGAACTGCAGATGCTGTAAGACAAAGTATGCACCATTTTTTGCAAAATGATTTTGAATATGCCTTGATTCTTTCTGGTGATCAATTATATCAAATGGATTTCAATAAAATGGTTCAGGCTCATGAAGAAAGTGGCGCTGAAATTTCTATTGCAACCTATCCTGTAAATGCTAAAGATGCTACTTCTTTCGGAATTTTAAAGACGAATGAAGAAAATATCATTACTTCATTTATCGAAAAACCATCTGCTGATTTATTGCCTCAATGGACATCAGAAGTGAGTCAACAAATGAAAAACGAAGGAAGAGATTATTTGGCTTCTATGGGAATTTATATTTTCAACAGAGGTCTTTTAGAAGAATTGATGAAAGACCCAACTACCAATGATTTTGGAAAAGAAATCATACCACAAGCTATTAAAAATCATAAAACATTGAGTTATCAATACGAAGGATATTGGACTGATATTGGAAATATTGATTCCTTTTTTGAAGCCAATCTTGGGTTGACAGATGATGTTCCGCAGTTTAATTTATATGATAGTAAGGGAATTTACACAAGAGCACGTATTTTACCAACATCTAAAATTTCTGGAACTATCCTAAATAGAGCAATTATTGGTGATGGAAGTATCATATTAGCTGAAAAAATTGAAAAATCGGTCATTGGAATTCGCTCAAGAATTGGAAAAAACACCCTAATTTCCAACACATACATGATGGGAAGTGACTATTATGAATCCTTAAAATCAGTTGAAAAAAATCATATCGAAATCATGATGGGAATTGGAGACAGATGTTACATTCACAATTGTATCATCGATAAAAACTGTAGAATTGGAGATGATGTTCGTATCAATGGCGGAAAACATTTAGCTGATACAGAGACAGATACCTATGTTGTAAAAGACGGAATTGTAGTTATTAAAAAAGAAGCTACTATCGCAAAAGGAACGAATATAGGCTAA
- a CDS encoding glycoside hydrolase family 31 protein, translating into MIVNTELEQKGNLFPSEIIKYKKVVDTLYFTTKNNVILQVTVVRDSVIRFRYTTTGKFDNDFSYGITIHASRGYNFLEVTEEETHYVIKTSKLICKVEKLSLQIKIYDALDLKLINEDELGFHWEESYEFGGDIVKMSKVCQRAESYYGLGDKPVGVNMKGKRFENWVTDSYAFGKDTDPIYKAIPFYTAIQDNKSYGIFFDNTFKTHFDFGQERRNVTSFWAQGGEMNYYFIYGPKMEDVVANYTDLTGKPHALPPLWALGFHQCKWSYFPESEVKEITNTFRKLQIPCDAIYLDIDYMDGFRCFTWDKNHFPDPKRMVKELENDGFKTVVIIDPGIKIDLEYDVFKEALDKDYFCKRADGPYMKGKVWPGECYFPDYTKPEVREWWSELFKELIEDIGVKGVWNDMNEPAVMEVPNKTFPDDVRHDFDGNPCSHRKAHNVYGMQMARATYHGLKKFAYPKRPFVITRAAYSGTQRYTSTWMGDNVATWEHLWIANVQAQRMAMSGFSFAGSDIGGFAEQPQGELFARWIQLGVFHAFCRVHSSGDHGDQEPWVFGTEITDIVRKFIELRYQLLPYLYTAFWDYINDGIPILKSLVLFDQEDVHTHYRSDEFVYGDKILVCPVLEPNTKGRRMYIPRGNWYNFWTDEMVEGGKEMWVDADLDSMPIFIKEGAVIPKYPVQQYVGEKQFNEITLDVYYKVGKETSKLYDDAHDGYDYKKGRYSLRTFKFTGKENEIILQQHKEGKFDAQYSNFRIVFHNLPFKITSFEIDNVKVDLQESNGNKHQEILVEKSFTEIHLFGDE; encoded by the coding sequence ATGATTGTTAATACCGAACTTGAACAGAAAGGAAATTTATTTCCATCAGAAATCATAAAATATAAAAAAGTAGTTGATACACTATATTTCACCACAAAAAACAATGTAATTTTACAAGTAACTGTTGTAAGAGATAGTGTTATTCGTTTTAGATATACCACCACAGGAAAATTTGATAACGATTTTTCATACGGAATTACCATCCACGCTTCTAGAGGGTATAACTTTTTAGAAGTTACTGAAGAAGAAACTCATTATGTTATCAAAACCTCAAAATTGATTTGTAAAGTTGAGAAATTGAGTTTGCAAATTAAAATTTATGATGCTCTTGATTTAAAATTGATCAATGAAGATGAACTTGGTTTTCATTGGGAAGAAAGCTATGAATTTGGTGGTGACATCGTTAAAATGAGTAAAGTTTGCCAACGTGCAGAAAGCTATTATGGATTGGGAGACAAACCTGTTGGCGTAAATATGAAAGGAAAACGTTTCGAAAATTGGGTGACTGATTCGTATGCTTTTGGCAAAGATACAGACCCTATTTACAAAGCAATTCCTTTTTACACAGCCATTCAGGATAACAAATCGTACGGAATTTTCTTTGACAACACCTTTAAAACACACTTTGATTTTGGACAAGAACGCAGAAACGTAACCAGTTTTTGGGCACAAGGTGGTGAAATGAATTATTATTTCATTTACGGTCCAAAAATGGAAGATGTCGTTGCCAATTATACTGATTTAACAGGAAAACCTCATGCTTTACCACCCTTATGGGCGCTTGGTTTTCATCAATGTAAATGGAGTTATTTCCCTGAAAGTGAAGTAAAAGAAATTACAAATACGTTTAGAAAACTTCAAATTCCTTGTGATGCTATTTATTTGGATATTGATTATATGGATGGTTTCCGTTGTTTTACTTGGGATAAAAACCACTTCCCTGATCCAAAAAGAATGGTCAAAGAATTGGAAAATGATGGTTTCAAAACCGTTGTTATCATTGATCCAGGTATCAAAATTGATTTAGAATACGACGTTTTTAAAGAAGCTTTAGACAAAGATTATTTTTGTAAAAGAGCAGATGGTCCTTACATGAAAGGAAAAGTTTGGCCAGGAGAATGTTATTTTCCTGATTATACAAAACCTGAAGTTCGTGAATGGTGGTCAGAATTATTCAAAGAATTGATTGAAGATATTGGCGTAAAAGGTGTTTGGAATGATATGAATGAACCTGCTGTGATGGAAGTTCCAAACAAAACATTTCCTGATGATGTGCGTCATGATTTTGACGGAAATCCTTGCAGTCATAGAAAAGCACACAATGTATATGGAATGCAAATGGCAAGAGCAACCTATCATGGTTTGAAAAAATTTGCGTATCCAAAACGTCCTTTTGTCATCACAAGAGCAGCCTATTCTGGTACACAACGTTACACCTCCACTTGGATGGGAGACAATGTTGCCACTTGGGAACATTTGTGGATTGCCAATGTGCAAGCACAAAGAATGGCAATGTCTGGATTTTCGTTTGCAGGAAGTGATATTGGTGGATTTGCAGAACAACCTCAAGGCGAATTATTTGCAAGATGGATTCAATTAGGTGTATTTCATGCGTTTTGTAGAGTGCATTCTTCTGGTGATCATGGTGATCAAGAGCCTTGGGTTTTTGGAACTGAAATTACAGATATTGTCCGTAAATTTATTGAACTGCGTTATCAACTATTACCCTATTTATATACTGCATTTTGGGATTATATCAATGACGGAATTCCGATTTTGAAATCATTGGTGTTGTTTGATCAAGAAGATGTTCATACGCATTACAGAAGTGATGAATTTGTGTACGGTGATAAAATATTGGTTTGTCCGGTTTTAGAACCCAATACTAAAGGAAGAAGAATGTACATTCCAAGAGGAAATTGGTATAATTTCTGGACAGATGAAATGGTTGAAGGTGGCAAAGAAATGTGGGTAGATGCAGATTTGGATAGCATGCCAATTTTTATCAAAGAAGGTGCTGTGATTCCGAAATATCCTGTGCAACAATACGTTGGAGAAAAACAATTCAACGAAATCACTTTGGATGTATATTACAAAGTTGGCAAAGAAACTTCTAAATTGTATGATGATGCACATGATGGCTATGACTACAAAAAAGGAAGATACAGTTTGCGAACTTTTAAGTTTACAGGAAAAGAAAACGAAATTATTTTGCAACAACATAAAGAAGGTAAATTTGATGCACAATACAGCAATTTCAGAATTGTTTTCCACAATTTACCGTTTAAAATTACCTCTTTCGAAATTGACAACGTAAAAGTGGATTTACAAGAAAGTAATGGCAACAAACATCAAGAAATTTTAGTTGAAAAAAGCTTCACTGAAATCCATTTATTTGGTGATGAATAA
- a CDS encoding alpha-1,4-glucan--maltose-1-phosphate maltosyltransferase, translated as MQNQSRIVVENVAPQLNGGAVFIKRVVDEVVTVTADVLVDGHDVIQASLLYKHESEKKWSETRMNPTFNDEFSASFQTSKQGFYSYKVQGWVDYALNWQHGIQRKIDDYQHVNSELLEGAVIVESLLNKVSEDDKNYLLHLIYIFKNPESYNEAIKEAVSERLHNLFKNNPEKKLPFTSQDFQVYVDRKKARFSTWYEFFPRSASEHEGVHGTFNDCHRLLPRVAQMGFDTLYFPPIHPIGEVNRKGKNNTTVAQEGDVGSAWGIGSRFGGHKDIHPQLGSVEDFKNLIAKANELGIEIAMDYALQAAPDHPWVKEHPSWFKWRPDGTVQYAENPPKKYQDILPIYWETEDYKNLWQECLDTLLYWIDCGIRVFRVDNPHTKPYYFWNWVISEVKKQHPDILFLAEAFTKPKIMQQLAKQGYTQSYTYFTWRETKHELMEYVNELTKTNQREYMRPNFWPNTPDINPFHLQGAPESRYLQRYALAATLSSNIGIYGPVFEQMISTPIPGKEEYYMSEKFQLCHYDWFKENKVTALITKINQIRKQQESYQQTNNIQFLETGNDQLIAFYKWNDARSNETLTIISLDAYNSQSGSVQLPLHDLKVQHGQKVEVEDLVTRNCYNWYNEWNYVELHPSLPFHIFKINK; from the coding sequence ATGCAAAATCAAAGTAGAATTGTTGTAGAAAATGTTGCGCCTCAATTGAATGGAGGTGCTGTTTTTATAAAACGTGTTGTTGACGAAGTTGTAACTGTAACTGCTGATGTTTTAGTTGATGGTCATGATGTAATTCAGGCTAGTTTACTGTACAAACACGAATCAGAAAAAAAGTGGTCTGAAACTAGAATGAATCCAACGTTTAACGATGAATTTTCAGCTAGTTTTCAAACATCCAAACAAGGATTTTATTCCTATAAAGTGCAAGGTTGGGTAGATTATGCCTTGAACTGGCAACATGGAATTCAACGAAAAATTGATGATTATCAACATGTAAATTCAGAATTGTTAGAAGGTGCTGTAATTGTTGAAAGTCTTTTAAATAAAGTGTCTGAAGATGATAAAAACTATTTATTACATCTAATTTATATTTTTAAGAATCCTGAAAGTTACAACGAAGCTATCAAAGAAGCTGTTTCTGAAAGATTACACAACCTATTTAAAAATAATCCTGAGAAAAAATTACCTTTTACTTCTCAAGATTTCCAAGTGTATGTAGATCGAAAAAAAGCACGATTTTCAACGTGGTATGAATTTTTTCCACGTTCAGCATCTGAACATGAAGGCGTTCATGGAACGTTTAACGATTGTCATCGTTTGTTGCCAAGAGTGGCCCAAATGGGATTTGACACCTTATATTTTCCGCCAATTCATCCAATTGGAGAGGTAAACAGAAAAGGAAAAAACAATACAACTGTTGCGCAAGAAGGTGATGTAGGTTCCGCTTGGGGAATTGGTTCACGTTTTGGTGGACACAAAGACATTCATCCTCAATTGGGTTCTGTTGAAGATTTTAAAAACTTAATTGCCAAAGCCAATGAATTGGGAATTGAAATTGCCATGGATTATGCTTTGCAAGCTGCACCTGATCATCCTTGGGTAAAAGAACATCCAAGTTGGTTTAAATGGCGTCCAGATGGAACTGTACAATATGCTGAAAATCCACCAAAAAAATACCAAGATATTCTTCCAATTTATTGGGAAACAGAAGATTATAAAAATTTATGGCAAGAATGTTTAGACACATTATTGTATTGGATTGACTGCGGAATTCGAGTTTTTAGAGTAGATAATCCACATACAAAACCTTATTATTTTTGGAATTGGGTTATAAGCGAAGTTAAAAAACAACATCCTGATATTTTGTTTTTAGCAGAGGCTTTTACCAAACCAAAAATCATGCAACAACTTGCAAAACAAGGCTATACACAATCTTACACCTATTTTACTTGGCGAGAAACGAAACATGAATTGATGGAATACGTCAATGAATTGACCAAAACAAATCAACGTGAATATATGCGACCAAATTTTTGGCCAAACACGCCTGATATCAATCCATTTCATTTGCAAGGCGCTCCTGAATCTAGGTATTTACAACGCTATGCTTTGGCGGCAACATTGAGTTCTAATATCGGAATTTACGGTCCTGTTTTTGAACAAATGATTAGCACTCCAATTCCAGGGAAAGAAGAATATTACATGTCTGAAAAATTCCAATTGTGCCATTATGATTGGTTTAAAGAAAATAAAGTAACTGCATTGATTACAAAAATCAATCAAATCCGAAAACAGCAAGAATCGTATCAACAAACCAATAATATTCAATTTTTAGAAACAGGAAATGATCAACTTATTGCCTTTTACAAATGGAATGATGCTAGGTCAAATGAAACGCTAACCATCATCAGTTTAGATGCTTACAACTCACAATCTGGATCAGTTCAATTGCCTTTGCATGATTTAAAAGTACAGCACGGACAAAAAGTAGAAGTAGAAGATTTGGTAACTAGAAATTGTTATAATTGGTATAATGAGTGGAATTATGTTGAATTGCATCCTTCATTACCTTTTCATATTTTTAAGATTAACAAATAA